Proteins encoded in a region of the Shewanella polaris genome:
- a CDS encoding YajD family HNH nuclease, whose amino-acid sequence MSTNESKLDKVLAEARDYKASREKGYREQALKLYPWVCGRCTREFTHKNLSELTVHHRDHNHDNNPSDGTNWELLCLYCHDNEHSRFEELIRYGSTKEAKQDAATFNPFADLKAMMKK is encoded by the coding sequence ATGTCAACCAACGAAAGTAAATTAGATAAAGTATTAGCAGAAGCCAGAGACTACAAAGCCAGTCGCGAAAAAGGATATCGTGAGCAAGCGCTTAAACTATACCCTTGGGTATGTGGCCGCTGTACTCGCGAATTCACCCATAAAAACTTGTCTGAATTAACAGTGCATCATCGTGATCATAACCACGATAACAATCCGTCAGATGGGACCAATTGGGAGTTATTGTGCCTGTATTGTCACGACAACGAACATTCACGTTTTGAAGAGCTTATTCGTTATGGTAGCACCAAAGAAGCTAAACAAGACGCCGCAACGTTTAACCCATTTGCCGATTTAAAAGCGATGATGAAAAAGTAA
- the phoU gene encoding phosphate signaling complex protein PhoU, which translates to MEKMNLSKHISGQFNAELDDIRNRVLAMGGLVERQLEQALDALASLDTELAQQVIEGDHKVNGMEVAIDEECTRIIAKRQPAASDLRLILAISKTITDLERIGDACVRIAKAAVEKRANSQQPLLVSIENMGRHATRMLHSTLDALARMDADQAFELHKQDAKLDKEYEGIIRQLMTHMMEDPRSIPGVLDVLWAARAVERVGDRCKNICEYVIYYVKGKDVRHISYEEMEKEL; encoded by the coding sequence ATGGAAAAAATGAATTTAAGTAAACACATATCAGGGCAGTTTAATGCTGAGCTTGATGATATTCGTAATCGCGTATTAGCCATGGGCGGTTTAGTTGAGCGTCAGCTCGAACAGGCATTGGATGCGCTAGCATCACTTGATACAGAATTAGCACAACAAGTGATTGAAGGCGATCATAAAGTGAATGGCATGGAAGTGGCTATTGACGAAGAATGCACTCGTATCATTGCTAAACGTCAACCTGCTGCCAGTGATTTACGCTTGATCCTTGCCATTTCGAAAACCATTACCGATCTTGAACGTATTGGTGATGCTTGTGTGCGCATTGCCAAAGCTGCGGTAGAAAAGCGTGCTAACAGCCAACAGCCTTTATTGGTGAGTATTGAAAACATGGGGCGTCACGCGACGCGTATGTTGCACTCAACCTTAGATGCATTAGCACGTATGGATGCTGACCAAGCATTTGAGTTGCATAAACAAGATGCAAAATTAGATAAAGAATATGAAGGTATAATCCGTCAGTTAATGACCCATATGATGGAAGATCCGCGCTCAATTCCAGGTGTGTTAGACGTATTATGGGCTGCGCGTGCGGTTGAGCGTGTAGGAGACCGTTGTAAGAATATTTGTGAGTACGTGATTTACTATGTGAAAGGCAAAGACGTTCGTCATATTTCTTACGAAGAAATGGAAAAAGAACTGTAA
- a CDS encoding DUF502 domain-containing protein: protein MKNTLARGLTNLLPMVLSIWLFWSLFISLDGLGKLLLDIVGVEPVFVGAGFCLVASLVFIAGLLFSVSPIAWMYGWIENQLMKFPLFKSVYGSIRDIASLMNRDGQPKTQKTVLVKQANGSYVVGFIMSETAPQPLADALPEGEWVPVLFQLSYQIAGVTSLVKREDLISVDWSFEDAMRFNLTAGISNSKAV from the coding sequence ATGAAAAATACCCTTGCTCGTGGTTTAACTAATTTATTGCCTATGGTGCTGTCTATTTGGCTGTTTTGGTCACTGTTTATTTCCCTTGATGGCTTAGGTAAATTATTGCTCGATATTGTGGGGGTAGAACCTGTATTTGTCGGGGCAGGTTTTTGTTTGGTGGCGAGTTTAGTGTTTATCGCCGGCTTATTATTTTCAGTCAGCCCTATAGCGTGGATGTATGGTTGGATTGAAAACCAGCTAATGAAGTTTCCGCTGTTTAAGTCTGTGTATGGCAGTATTCGAGACATCGCCAGTTTAATGAATCGCGACGGCCAACCTAAAACTCAAAAAACGGTTTTAGTTAAACAAGCCAATGGTAGTTATGTTGTGGGTTTTATCATGAGTGAGACTGCACCACAGCCATTGGCTGATGCATTGCCTGAAGGTGAATGGGTGCCGGTTTTATTTCAATTAAGCTATCAAATAGCCGGCGTGACCAGCTTAGTAAAACGTGAAGACTTAATCAGTGTTGATTGGTCATTCGAAGATGCTATGCGCTTTAATTTAACGGCTGGAATATCAAATAGTAAAGCGGTTTAA
- a CDS encoding DUF1289 domain-containing protein, translating to MHSPCVARCGLNEDDYCMGCFRHIDEIVTWLQTSHEQKQQICDSLAHRKQQFLGDSNNQTLSRAKWLEAEKRLGEDADKLENDNTR from the coding sequence ATGCACTCACCTTGTGTCGCCCGCTGCGGCTTAAATGAAGACGATTATTGCATGGGTTGTTTTCGTCATATCGACGAGATAGTGACTTGGTTACAAACAAGTCATGAGCAAAAACAGCAAATTTGCGATAGTTTAGCACACAGAAAACAACAGTTTTTGGGTGATAGTAACAACCAAACCTTGTCTCGTGCAAAATGGCTTGAAGCTGAAAAACGTTTAGGTGAGGACGCTGATAAACTAGAAAACGATAACACGCGTTAA
- a CDS encoding putative sulfate/molybdate transporter, translated as MRCEINRLDNVNKISGEFSGAFADLGTFLPLVLGLIALNQFSPQGIFLGFGFFALFTAFYYRRPIPIQPMKVISALVIAEGMSPGMLQASAMLMGLILLVLAYSGIIQWMAKLLSPAISIGIQLAIGLQLIWLGGVMMSETWLVGILAFGFLFASRFMPMQYLVMPLVIILGIGWQLTSGTMPSFNFTQTSVWQLGWPSIDEWGSAAILLVLPQLALTLTNAVIAISAMAKDKFPEDSENFEPQQFAKSSGWANLLLSPFGAAAMCHGAGGLAVQYHFGARTWLAPTIFGSTCVLIAIFWGQGIASALSLIPLAVLGSLLAIAGTQLAWSKRFIDGNPFCILVIFSTAITCLWINTAAGLAVGVVLELGRHQWLNVASSKR; from the coding sequence ATGAGATGTGAAATCAATCGTTTAGACAACGTAAATAAGATTTCAGGTGAGTTCAGTGGCGCATTTGCTGATTTAGGCACCTTCCTTCCTTTAGTTTTAGGCTTAATAGCCCTTAATCAATTCTCTCCCCAAGGGATATTTTTAGGCTTTGGTTTTTTTGCCTTATTTACTGCGTTTTATTATCGACGCCCCATTCCGATACAGCCTATGAAGGTGATCAGTGCGTTAGTCATTGCAGAAGGAATGTCTCCTGGAATGTTACAAGCATCCGCCATGTTAATGGGCCTTATTCTACTTGTTTTAGCCTATAGCGGCATTATTCAATGGATGGCTAAGCTGTTATCACCGGCGATCAGTATCGGTATCCAGCTAGCAATTGGGCTCCAGCTGATATGGTTAGGTGGCGTCATGATGAGCGAAACATGGTTGGTCGGCATACTTGCTTTTGGTTTTCTGTTCGCTAGTCGTTTTATGCCAATGCAATATTTGGTTATGCCGTTAGTGATTATCCTTGGCATCGGTTGGCAATTAACAAGTGGGACTATGCCTAGCTTTAACTTTACCCAAACCAGTGTTTGGCAGTTGGGTTGGCCGAGTATCGATGAATGGGGGTCTGCTGCCATTTTATTGGTGCTACCACAGTTAGCGTTGACATTGACCAATGCGGTGATTGCGATTTCTGCGATGGCGAAAGATAAGTTTCCTGAAGACAGTGAAAATTTTGAACCGCAACAATTTGCTAAAAGCTCTGGTTGGGCTAATTTGCTGTTATCACCTTTTGGGGCTGCTGCAATGTGCCATGGGGCTGGAGGGTTAGCGGTACAATATCACTTTGGCGCTCGAACCTGGTTAGCGCCGACTATTTTTGGCAGTACATGCGTCCTCATTGCTATCTTTTGGGGGCAAGGTATTGCCAGTGCATTGTCATTAATTCCTTTAGCTGTATTAGGTAGTTTACTCGCTATTGCGGGAACCCAATTAGCTTGGTCGAAACGATTCATTGATGGTAACCCGTTTTGTATCTTGGTTATTTTTTCAACGGCCATAACGTGCTTATGGATTAATACCGCTGCTGGCTTGGCTGTCGGTGTTGTATTGGAGTTAGGTCGTCATCAATGGTTGAATGTTGCTAGCTCAAAAAGATAA
- a CDS encoding methyltransferase, giving the protein MPATDYQLSFNAVDSLLNTFKPLWQLVAFECEHLPWQHKFPHLAQKVWQLDDAEIDSLDMDQLQLVETLLPSLICDIKKHLHPQAEELMSQLSLLAITLPTHSINPESIQQTPDRSQKNNNDKTKELAHFSAHIKGRKWQQIVAFANKVDPQNQPNLTLLPILEWCAGKGHLGRLIAKTQRVDVISLEWQARLCEQGQGFATQWQLPQTFICADAFMPLDPEKPLLLTQQHAISLHACGDLHVRLLNLAVSAKTQAISISPCCYHLIQQSHYQPLSIAAKASELSLSRHDLQLPLQQSIIATPKQQKFRNQQVSWRLGFDSLQRNVRGINAYLPVPTVKQSQLNGSFTEFCQWAADQKELVLPSDIDFTDYSQRGFERQRLTKRIDLVAHLFRRALEYWLLLDRVCFLQEQGYQVALTEFCANSVTPRNAMIQAIKTN; this is encoded by the coding sequence ATGCCAGCAACCGATTATCAACTTAGCTTTAATGCAGTCGACTCACTTCTTAATACTTTTAAACCTTTATGGCAGCTAGTTGCGTTTGAGTGTGAACACTTACCTTGGCAGCATAAATTTCCGCATTTAGCTCAAAAGGTGTGGCAGCTTGATGATGCAGAAATAGATAGCCTAGATATGGACCAGCTGCAGCTGGTCGAGACGTTATTACCAAGCTTGATTTGCGACATAAAAAAGCACTTGCACCCACAGGCAGAGGAGTTAATGAGTCAATTAAGCTTGTTAGCCATCACTTTGCCTACACACTCGATTAACCCTGAGTCTATTCAACAAACTCCTGACAGAAGCCAGAAAAATAACAATGATAAAACTAAGGAATTAGCCCATTTTAGCGCGCATATTAAAGGTCGAAAATGGCAACAAATTGTCGCGTTTGCAAATAAAGTCGATCCACAAAATCAACCTAATCTAACCTTGTTACCCATATTAGAATGGTGTGCCGGTAAAGGGCATTTAGGGCGTTTAATTGCTAAAACACAGCGTGTTGATGTGATCAGTCTTGAGTGGCAAGCCCGTTTATGTGAACAAGGTCAAGGGTTTGCTACGCAGTGGCAATTACCGCAAACCTTTATATGTGCTGATGCTTTTATGCCACTAGATCCTGAAAAGCCTCTGTTATTAACGCAGCAGCATGCTATTTCATTACATGCCTGTGGCGATTTACATGTGCGGTTGCTTAATCTTGCTGTATCGGCAAAGACTCAGGCTATTTCTATATCACCTTGCTGTTATCATTTAATTCAACAATCACATTATCAACCATTATCGATCGCAGCAAAGGCCAGTGAATTAAGTTTGTCGCGCCATGATTTGCAGTTGCCGTTACAGCAAAGTATTATTGCCACCCCCAAACAGCAAAAATTTCGTAATCAACAAGTGTCATGGCGTTTAGGTTTTGATAGCCTGCAGCGGAATGTTCGAGGGATAAATGCCTATTTACCGGTACCGACTGTTAAACAAAGTCAGCTTAACGGCAGTTTTACTGAATTTTGCCAATGGGCTGCAGATCAAAAAGAATTAGTATTACCTAGCGATATCGATTTTACTGATTACTCTCAACGCGGATTTGAGCGACAACGGCTCACTAAGCGTATTGATTTAGTGGCTCATCTATTTCGCCGTGCATTAGAGTACTGGTTATTACTTGATCGGGTGTGTTTTTTACAAGAACAGGGATATCAAGTTGCATTGACTGAATTTTGTGCAAACAGTGTTACCCCTAGGAATGCGATGATCCAAGCAATTAAAACAAACTAA